A stretch of the Deinococcus sp. Leaf326 genome encodes the following:
- the aat gene encoding leucyl/phenylalanyl-tRNA--protein transferase encodes MPSADAFLHHPDRLTRQVARAYAQGAFLMDNGDGPQFYSVEDRALVPLTEAAGLHVARRLRRELPRFEVQVDTAFAAVIEGCRGHLPGAPEREGEWISDELADIYLHLHATGLAHSFEVWRDGELAGGVLGLALGGAFIAESKFHRVTNASKAALVLLAGHLHARGFTLLDAQIQNSHIATLGVYEIGAAAYRPLLAGALRADVSLD; translated from the coding sequence ATGCCCAGCGCCGACGCCTTCTTGCACCACCCCGACCGCCTGACCCGCCAGGTCGCGCGCGCCTACGCGCAGGGCGCCTTCCTGATGGACAACGGCGACGGTCCACAGTTCTACAGCGTGGAGGACCGCGCCCTGGTGCCCCTGACCGAGGCCGCCGGGTTGCATGTCGCGCGCCGGCTGCGGCGCGAGCTGCCCCGGTTCGAGGTCCAGGTGGATACGGCCTTCGCGGCGGTCATCGAGGGCTGTCGGGGCCACCTGCCCGGCGCCCCCGAGCGCGAAGGCGAGTGGATCAGCGACGAACTGGCCGACATCTACCTGCACCTGCACGCTACCGGACTGGCCCACTCCTTCGAGGTCTGGAGGGACGGCGAGCTGGCGGGCGGCGTGCTGGGGCTGGCATTGGGCGGGGCCTTCATCGCCGAGAGCAAATTTCACCGCGTGACCAACGCGAGCAAGGCGGCGCTCGTGCTGCTGGCCGGGCACCTGCACGCGCGCGGCTTCACGCTGCTCGACGCCCAGATCCAGAACAGCCACATCGCCACCCTGGGCGTGTACGAGATCGGGGCGGCCGCGTACCGCCCGCTGCTCGCCGGGGCACTGCGGGCCGACGTCTCACTCGACTAG
- a CDS encoding ABC transporter permease, giving the protein MPGFRLPLRVPGRSSGAATPDLAWTLARAHLTRRRTQNLLTVLGIAVGVMVLIAALSLTNGFTRALVDATLRASPHLSLTSFAPAGADPALERAIRADPRVEAFTPFVADKGLLTRPASEGRAAGVDFTTLFGVGPSAAQVLQLPELANAQLADLKDGEVLLGSALARSVGAFSGDEVRLLNSTQRRTALKVRGLFSTGNYLIDSGYAFTNTATLQRLQGTTNITGYQLRLHNPDDARAVGDALTRTVAYAPLPWQDLYGTLLEQLALQKRVIAFVVFLIVIVAAFGIANVLTLAVFEKTQEIAILRAIGATRGVITRTFVIEGLALGLAGLVLGNLLGLGISAYFTVRPFTLPGDLYFITALPVEVRASDLLWVNAVGLGTTLLAALIPARRAASVEPARIIR; this is encoded by the coding sequence ATGCCCGGCTTCCGCCTTCCCCTCCGCGTGCCTGGCCGTTCGTCCGGCGCGGCGACCCCCGACCTCGCCTGGACCCTGGCGCGCGCACACCTCACCCGCCGCCGGACCCAGAACCTGCTGACCGTGCTGGGTATCGCCGTCGGCGTGATGGTCCTCATCGCCGCCCTGAGCCTCACGAACGGCTTTACCCGCGCCTTGGTGGACGCCACACTGCGCGCCAGTCCTCACCTGAGCCTGACTTCTTTCGCGCCGGCGGGGGCCGACCCGGCGCTCGAGCGGGCCATCCGCGCCGACCCGCGGGTCGAGGCCTTCACTCCATTCGTGGCCGACAAGGGGCTGCTGACCCGGCCAGCCAGCGAAGGCCGCGCGGCCGGAGTGGACTTCACGACCCTGTTCGGGGTGGGGCCGTCGGCGGCCCAGGTCCTGCAACTTCCCGAACTGGCGAACGCCCAGCTCGCCGACCTGAAAGACGGTGAGGTGCTGCTGGGTTCGGCTCTGGCCCGCAGCGTGGGGGCCTTCAGTGGAGACGAGGTTCGGCTGCTGAACAGCACGCAACGCCGCACCGCCCTGAAGGTCCGGGGGCTGTTCAGCACCGGCAACTACCTCATCGACAGCGGCTACGCCTTCACCAACACCGCGACGTTGCAGCGGCTTCAGGGCACCACGAACATCACCGGCTACCAGCTGCGCCTGCACAACCCGGACGACGCCCGCGCCGTGGGGGACGCCCTCACACGCACGGTCGCCTACGCGCCGCTGCCCTGGCAGGACCTGTACGGCACGCTGCTCGAACAGCTCGCGCTGCAAAAGCGGGTCATCGCCTTCGTGGTGTTCCTGATCGTGATCGTGGCGGCGTTCGGCATCGCCAACGTGCTTACCCTGGCCGTCTTCGAGAAGACGCAGGAAATCGCCATCCTGCGCGCCATCGGGGCAACGCGCGGCGTCATCACGCGGACCTTCGTCATCGAGGGCCTCGCGCTGGGCCTCGCGGGACTGGTGCTGGGCAATCTGCTGGGCCTGGGCATCAGCGCGTATTTCACGGTGCGGCCCTTCACGCTGCCGGGCGACCTGTACTTCATCACCGCGCTGCCGGTCGAGGTCCGGGCCAGCGACCTCCTGTGGGTCAACGCCGTGGGGCTGGGAACCACGCTGCTTGCCGCCCTGATTCCCGCCCGGCGCGCCGCCAGTGTGGAGCCGGCCCGCATCATCCGCTGA
- a CDS encoding CoA pyrophosphatase: MTRNTQGGPPDPGTPAPDPLDEVQADPWALWLGGRQRAPLDLPHYRRAAVLVALTREPSPRVILTVRSSELPTHKGQIAFPGGSLEPGETPTQAALREAWEEVGLPPGAAQVLGELDDVFTPVGFHVTPVLARIPAGLPLIRTPEVAEIICPSLAELRALTVVRETRRLPDGTPVPLYRYPWQGHDIWGMTARVLHDLLTQGPT; encoded by the coding sequence ATGACCCGGAACACGCAGGGCGGCCCGCCCGACCCCGGCACGCCGGCTCCCGACCCCTTGGATGAGGTCCAGGCCGATCCCTGGGCGCTGTGGCTGGGCGGGCGGCAGCGCGCGCCTCTGGACCTGCCCCACTACCGCCGCGCCGCCGTACTCGTCGCCCTAACCCGCGAACCCAGTCCCCGCGTCATCCTGACGGTACGGTCCTCGGAGCTACCCACCCACAAGGGCCAGATCGCCTTTCCGGGAGGCAGCCTGGAACCGGGCGAGACGCCGACGCAGGCGGCACTACGCGAGGCCTGGGAGGAGGTCGGTCTGCCCCCCGGCGCCGCGCAGGTCCTAGGCGAGCTCGACGACGTATTCACCCCGGTCGGCTTCCACGTGACGCCGGTCCTGGCGCGCATCCCAGCGGGGCTGCCGCTGATCCGCACCCCGGAGGTCGCCGAAATCATCTGTCCGTCTCTGGCCGAGTTGCGCGCCCTGACAGTGGTGCGCGAGACGCGGCGGCTGCCCGACGGCACGCCCGTGCCGCTGTACCGTTATCCCTGGCAGGGCCACGACATTTGGGGCATGACGGCGCGTGTGCTCCACGACCTGCTGACCCAGGGCCCGACCTGA
- a CDS encoding pseudouridine synthase produces the protein MSERLHKHLARAGVASRRAAEELIKAGRVSVNGVPATLGQSVTEADDIRLDGQLIETQRVEAVTFALYKPRGYVTTARDEYGRKNVLDAMPDVPGLHPVGRLDRDSEGLLLLTTDGDLTQTLTHPSFGHEKAYRAWTEGEPDEVALDALVTGVKLEDGVAQATHASAAIGGAHVVLAEGRKRQVRRMLEAVGHPVTRLLRYRVGGVWLADLDVGEYRELSRRELQDLLEPASTPPQVRDRQWERIRRRWG, from the coding sequence GGGCGCGTGAGCGTCAACGGCGTCCCCGCGACCCTGGGTCAGAGTGTCACCGAGGCCGACGACATCCGTCTCGACGGGCAACTCATCGAGACGCAGCGCGTAGAGGCCGTGACCTTCGCGCTCTACAAGCCGCGCGGCTACGTCACGACCGCCCGCGACGAGTACGGCCGCAAGAACGTCCTCGACGCCATGCCCGACGTGCCGGGCCTGCACCCGGTCGGGCGGCTGGACCGCGACTCGGAGGGCCTGCTGCTCCTCACGACCGACGGCGACCTCACCCAGACGCTGACCCACCCGAGTTTCGGCCACGAGAAGGCCTACCGCGCCTGGACCGAGGGCGAACCCGACGAGGTGGCCCTGGACGCGCTGGTCACGGGTGTGAAACTCGAAGACGGCGTCGCTCAGGCCACCCACGCCTCGGCCGCTATAGGCGGGGCCCATGTGGTGCTGGCCGAGGGCCGCAAGCGGCAGGTGCGCCGGATGCTCGAGGCGGTGGGTCACCCCGTGACCCGGCTGCTGCGCTACCGCGTGGGCGGGGTGTGGCTGGCCGACCTCGATGTGGGCGAGTACCGCGAACTGAGTCGCCGCGAATTGCAGGACCTGCTGGAACCTGCCAGCACGCCCCCGCAGGTCCGTGACCGGCAGTGGGAACGCATCCGGCGGCGCTGGGGCTGA
- a CDS encoding 3D domain-containing protein, whose translation MSHKYLAAPLLLALFAFAGALPALPADKLISDAVQTALSQPSPAQSAAPAPQSAQQAAAQEYIQETLAAAPRTGRSAVARATAYNSLAGQTDSTPHITATGTRTRPGVVALSRDLLRSFPYGSRVTLQDLSGRYNFGNRVFIVEDTMAARKTGSIDIWMGSYRDAMTFGARQVRITAVR comes from the coding sequence ATGTCCCACAAGTACCTCGCCGCCCCCCTGCTCCTCGCCCTGTTTGCCTTCGCCGGTGCGCTCCCTGCCCTGCCTGCCGACAAGCTCATCTCGGACGCGGTCCAGACGGCCCTGAGTCAGCCCAGCCCCGCGCAGAGTGCGGCGCCGGCTCCTCAGAGCGCCCAGCAGGCGGCGGCCCAGGAATACATCCAGGAGACGCTGGCAGCGGCCCCGCGCACCGGCCGCAGCGCCGTGGCCCGGGCCACCGCGTACAACAGCCTCGCGGGCCAGACCGACAGCACCCCTCACATCACCGCGACCGGCACCCGCACCCGTCCCGGCGTGGTCGCCCTCAGCCGCGACCTGCTGCGCAGCTTTCCCTACGGTTCCCGCGTGACCCTGCAGGACCTCTCGGGCCGCTACAACTTCGGCAACCGCGTGTTCATCGTCGAGGACACCATGGCCGCGCGCAAGACCGGCAGCATCGACATCTGGATGGGCAGCTACCGCGACGCCATGACCTTCGGCGCCCGGCAGGTCCGGATCACCGCCGTCCGCTGA
- a CDS encoding DUF4384 domain-containing protein, protein MKKFLMIPAALLVSTAFAAPKISAQSIIVNPTQPDLSVSVRVNKDTTGNANPGYRVGENISISTTVNRDAYVYLFNVDSTGEVSQILPNRIQGGGNFVKANTTAVFPAAGAGFTYSVDGQVGLNKVLALASTTELNLDQLSNFSGQDQFATVNAKGQDGLAQALSIVVNPIPQNTWVSDTAFFSVVAANPVTTGNLFVGTNVPGASVILNGRTLGGANTTYTGLASGSYPVRVRAPGYADYTTTVAIRANTTTNLNVEFSRATTPVTTTPTNTAGYTVALRSSVNGARVFVDGVEAGTIQNGGLNLSVARGTREIVVIAPGYRTFVNNYNVTQNGQITINPTR, encoded by the coding sequence ATGAAAAAGTTTCTGATGATTCCGGCTGCGCTGCTCGTGAGCACTGCGTTCGCCGCCCCCAAGATCAGCGCCCAGAGCATTATCGTGAACCCCACCCAGCCCGACCTCAGCGTCAGCGTGCGCGTGAACAAGGACACCACCGGTAACGCCAACCCCGGCTACCGCGTGGGCGAGAACATCAGCATCAGCACCACGGTCAACCGTGACGCCTACGTGTACCTGTTCAACGTGGACAGCACCGGCGAAGTCAGCCAGATTCTGCCCAACCGCATCCAAGGCGGCGGCAACTTCGTCAAGGCCAACACCACCGCCGTGTTCCCCGCTGCGGGCGCAGGCTTCACGTACAGCGTTGACGGTCAGGTCGGCCTGAACAAGGTTCTGGCCCTCGCCAGCACCACCGAACTGAACCTCGACCAGCTCTCCAACTTCAGCGGTCAGGACCAGTTCGCCACCGTGAACGCCAAGGGCCAGGACGGTCTCGCCCAGGCGCTGAGCATCGTGGTCAACCCGATTCCCCAGAATACCTGGGTCAGCGATACGGCGTTCTTCAGCGTCGTGGCGGCCAACCCCGTGACCACCGGCAACCTGTTTGTCGGCACCAACGTGCCCGGCGCCAGCGTGATCCTCAACGGCCGCACCCTGGGCGGCGCCAACACGACCTACACGGGCCTCGCCTCGGGCAGCTACCCCGTGCGTGTGCGCGCTCCTGGCTACGCCGACTACACGACCACTGTCGCCATCCGCGCCAACACGACGACCAACCTGAACGTCGAGTTCTCGCGTGCCACGACCCCCGTGACGACCACCCCGACCAACACCGCCGGCTACACGGTCGCCCTGCGCAGTAGCGTGAACGGCGCCCGCGTGTTCGTGGACGGCGTGGAAGCCGGCACCATCCAGAACGGCGGCCTGAACCTGAGCGTGGCGCGCGGTACCCGCGAGATCGTGGTCATCGCCCCCGGCTACCGCACCTTCGTGAACAACTACAACGTTACGCAGAACGGTCAGATCACCATCAACCCCACCCGCTGA
- the rsmH gene encoding 16S rRNA (cytosine(1402)-N(4))-methyltransferase RsmH translates to MTTPPTNSAPLSDLSHIPVLAQQVLGALEPAPGKVFVDGTLGGAGHTRLLLDAGATVYGIDQDPYALERARAAQIPGLHVLEGNYRDMAALLGAEGVTQVDGVLLDIGVSSFQLDDGDRGFSYHTEAPLDMRMSQSGETAADVVNTYDEADLAAIIYEYGEDRLSRRIARAVVYAREKAPIETTVALADIVKRAYPGFSKGIHPARRTFQALRIHVNDELGALRGGLEAAEGLLRPGGRLAVISFHSLEDRIVKRYLLGSETLTPLTKRPLVASEEEQAGNPRARSAKLRSAEKRAAVPEVDG, encoded by the coding sequence ATGACGACTCCCCCCACCAACTCCGCACCCCTTTCCGACCTCTCCCATATTCCCGTGCTGGCCCAGCAAGTGCTCGGCGCGCTCGAACCTGCCCCCGGCAAAGTCTTCGTGGACGGCACCCTCGGCGGCGCGGGCCACACCCGGCTGCTGCTGGACGCCGGAGCGACCGTGTACGGCATCGACCAGGATCCCTACGCCCTGGAACGTGCCCGCGCGGCCCAGATTCCCGGCCTGCACGTTCTGGAAGGCAACTACCGCGACATGGCCGCGCTGCTCGGCGCCGAGGGCGTCACGCAGGTGGACGGCGTGTTGCTCGACATCGGCGTGAGCAGCTTTCAGCTCGACGACGGCGACCGGGGCTTTTCGTACCACACCGAGGCGCCGCTGGACATGCGCATGAGCCAGTCGGGCGAGACGGCCGCCGATGTGGTCAACACCTACGACGAGGCCGACCTCGCCGCCATCATCTACGAGTACGGCGAGGACCGGCTATCGCGCCGCATCGCCCGCGCGGTCGTGTACGCGCGCGAAAAGGCCCCCATCGAGACGACCGTGGCCCTGGCCGACATCGTCAAGCGGGCCTACCCGGGCTTTTCCAAGGGCATCCACCCCGCGCGGCGCACCTTCCAGGCCCTGCGGATTCATGTCAACGACGAACTCGGCGCCCTGCGGGGCGGCCTCGAAGCCGCCGAGGGCCTGCTGCGGCCCGGCGGGCGGCTGGCGGTCATCAGCTTCCACTCGCTCGAAGACCGCATCGTCAAGCGGTACCTGCTGGGCAGCGAGACCCTCACGCCGCTGACCAAGCGCCCGCTGGTGGCCTCCGAGGAGGAACAGGCCGGCAACCCCCGCGCCCGCAGCGCCAAGCTGCGCTCGGCCGAGAAGCGGGCCGCCGTCCCGGAAGTGGATGGGTGA
- the mraZ gene encoding division/cell wall cluster transcriptional repressor MraZ: MPFGEYPYTIDDKGRVVMPPAFREFVEDGMILTRGMEGCLYVFPLSSWRRVEEQLEGLPLTDAASRAFVRFFYSGASKARLDNQSRVSVPQTLRAFAGLEGDVIVAGAPGRLELWAPARWEAAITAVQDHPPQPDLLANFVA, encoded by the coding sequence GTGCCGTTTGGAGAGTACCCGTACACCATCGACGACAAGGGGCGCGTGGTCATGCCGCCGGCCTTCCGGGAATTCGTCGAGGACGGCATGATCCTCACGCGCGGCATGGAAGGCTGCCTCTATGTTTTTCCGCTCTCCAGTTGGCGGCGGGTCGAGGAACAGCTCGAGGGCCTGCCCCTCACCGACGCCGCTTCGCGCGCCTTCGTCCGCTTCTTCTACTCCGGGGCCAGCAAGGCGCGGCTCGACAACCAGAGCCGCGTCTCGGTGCCCCAGACCCTGCGGGCCTTCGCGGGCCTGGAGGGCGACGTGATCGTGGCCGGTGCGCCCGGACGCCTGGAACTCTGGGCACCGGCGCGCTGGGAAGCCGCCATCACGGCCGTGCAGGACCATCCGCCCCAACCTGACCTTCTCGCCAACTTCGTGGCGTAA
- a CDS encoding MazG nucleotide pyrophosphohydrolase domain-containing protein: MQELLDVMRRLRAPGGCPWDQEQTHESLRPYLLEEAAEAADAVGTPELPGELGDVLLQVAFHTVIAEEEGTFDYVAIERGIVEKLVRRHPHVFADTVVAGSDEVTRNWQAIKAAERGGRPRRATDRVPAGLGALAREARAQGLAGTPQGSRDALAAQLAAAPDTAQGVAEVLAGAVTWARSLGVDPELALRDHVQATLAGLPDEVA, from the coding sequence ATGCAGGAACTTCTCGACGTGATGCGGCGCCTGCGCGCGCCCGGCGGCTGCCCCTGGGATCAGGAACAGACCCACGAGTCGCTGCGCCCCTACCTGCTCGAAGAAGCGGCCGAGGCCGCCGACGCTGTGGGAACCCCCGAACTGCCCGGCGAGCTGGGCGACGTGCTGCTCCAGGTGGCCTTCCACACCGTGATCGCCGAGGAGGAAGGCACTTTCGACTATGTGGCGATCGAGCGCGGCATCGTCGAGAAGCTGGTGCGGCGGCACCCGCATGTGTTTGCCGACACGGTGGTCGCCGGCAGCGACGAGGTCACGCGCAACTGGCAGGCCATCAAGGCCGCCGAGCGCGGTGGCCGTCCCCGGCGCGCCACCGACCGGGTGCCGGCCGGTCTGGGGGCGCTGGCCCGCGAGGCCAGGGCCCAGGGGCTCGCGGGCACGCCGCAAGGCAGCCGGGACGCCCTCGCCGCGCAGCTCGCCGCCGCCCCCGACACGGCGCAGGGCGTGGCCGAGGTGCTGGCCGGGGCCGTCACCTGGGCGCGGTCGCTGGGCGTGGACCCCGAGCTGGCCCTGCGAGATCATGTGCAGGCCACGCTGGCCGGGCTGCCCGACGAGGTGGCCTGA
- a CDS encoding DoxX family protein: MTRTPTAAPPSYSALPDSPVTRFLFADARMAVVWLIARLYVGWLWLEAGLAKVGSPEWTGAQAGEGVRGFLNGAIQKAGGESPDVSGWYARFLENVALPNAGLFSYLVAYGELAVGIALILGLLTGAAAFFGGVMNLAYLLAGTLSSNPLLLVAAALLVAAWRVAGWWGLDRFVLPRLTRHALAPPLRTRN; encoded by the coding sequence ATGACCCGGACCCCGACCGCCGCCCCACCTTCCTACAGCGCCCTGCCCGACTCGCCCGTCACCCGCTTCCTGTTCGCCGACGCCCGCATGGCCGTGGTCTGGCTGATCGCGCGGCTGTACGTGGGCTGGCTGTGGCTCGAAGCCGGGCTGGCCAAGGTCGGCAGTCCCGAGTGGACCGGCGCGCAGGCCGGCGAGGGGGTGCGCGGGTTCCTGAACGGGGCCATCCAGAAGGCCGGCGGCGAGTCCCCGGACGTGTCGGGCTGGTACGCCCGTTTTCTGGAGAACGTGGCGCTGCCCAACGCCGGGCTGTTCTCTTATCTGGTGGCCTACGGCGAACTGGCGGTGGGCATTGCCCTGATCCTGGGCCTGCTGACGGGCGCGGCCGCCTTCTTCGGCGGCGTCATGAACCTCGCCTACCTGCTGGCCGGCACGCTGTCGAGCAATCCGCTGCTGCTCGTGGCGGCGGCGCTCTTGGTCGCCGCGTGGCGGGTGGCCGGCTGGTGGGGCCTGGACCGCTTCGTGCTGCCGCGCCTGACCCGGCACGCGCTGGCTCCGCCTCTGCGCACCCGGAACTAA
- a CDS encoding Nramp family divalent metal transporter, with product MSEIPPPTSLPPDSLDARMTQRAADVLSRQGGRRGLGRVLPFIGPAVIASIAYMDPGNFATNIQGGAEYGYALLWVILAANLMAMLIQNLSAKLGIATGQNLPQVIGKRWPRPVVWFYWVQAEIVAMATDLAEFIGAAIAIHLLTGLPLIWGAAITGVITFWLLTLQGRGFRPLELVIGGFVLVIGVAYLTQFVLARPDLASLGAGFIPSFQGTGSVYLAVGIIGATVMPHVIYLHSALTQGRVPTRSDEEKRRLSRLNRVDVIVAMGFAGLINMSMLAVAAATFYGKNIENAGDLETAYQTLTPLLGPAAAVAFAVALLASGLSSSAVGTMAGQVIMQGFVGFSIPLWIRRTLTMLPAFIVILLGLDPTATLILSQVILSFGVPFALVPLLLFTARRDVMGALVSRPIITALGWLFASVIIGLNLYLLWGTFTGS from the coding sequence ATGTCAGAGATACCGCCTCCCACCAGCCTGCCGCCCGACTCGCTCGACGCCCGCATGACGCAGCGGGCCGCCGACGTGCTGTCACGCCAGGGTGGGCGCCGGGGCCTGGGACGCGTGCTGCCCTTCATCGGGCCGGCCGTGATCGCCTCGATCGCGTACATGGACCCCGGCAACTTCGCCACCAACATCCAGGGGGGCGCCGAATACGGGTACGCCCTGCTGTGGGTGATCCTGGCCGCCAACCTCATGGCCATGCTCATCCAGAACCTGAGCGCCAAACTGGGCATCGCCACCGGGCAGAACCTCCCGCAGGTCATCGGCAAGCGCTGGCCCCGCCCGGTCGTGTGGTTCTACTGGGTGCAGGCCGAGATCGTGGCGATGGCGACCGACCTCGCGGAGTTCATCGGGGCGGCCATCGCCATTCACCTGCTCACCGGGCTGCCTCTCATCTGGGGCGCGGCGATCACCGGGGTCATCACCTTCTGGCTGCTGACCCTGCAGGGGCGGGGATTCCGGCCACTGGAACTCGTCATCGGCGGCTTCGTCCTCGTGATCGGGGTGGCGTACCTGACCCAGTTCGTGCTCGCGCGGCCCGATCTCGCCTCGCTGGGCGCCGGGTTCATTCCCAGCTTCCAGGGCACCGGCAGCGTGTACCTGGCGGTGGGCATCATCGGGGCGACCGTCATGCCGCACGTCATCTACCTTCACTCGGCGCTGACGCAGGGCCGGGTACCCACCCGCAGCGACGAGGAAAAGCGGAGATTGTCGCGCCTGAACCGCGTGGACGTGATCGTCGCGATGGGCTTCGCCGGACTGATCAACATGAGCATGCTGGCCGTGGCCGCCGCGACCTTCTACGGCAAGAACATCGAGAACGCCGGCGACCTGGAAACCGCCTACCAGACGCTGACCCCGCTGCTGGGGCCGGCCGCCGCCGTGGCCTTCGCCGTCGCCCTGCTCGCCAGTGGCCTGAGCAGCAGTGCCGTGGGCACCATGGCCGGGCAGGTCATCATGCAGGGCTTCGTGGGCTTCAGCATTCCGCTGTGGATTCGCCGGACGCTGACCATGCTGCCCGCCTTCATCGTGATCCTGCTGGGCCTGGACCCCACCGCGACGCTCATCCTCTCGCAGGTGATCCTGAGCTTCGGGGTGCCGTTCGCCCTCGTGCCGCTGCTGCTGTTCACCGCCCGGCGCGACGTGATGGGCGCGCTCGTCAGCCGCCCAATCATCACCGCTCTGGGCTGGCTGTTCGCTTCGGTCATCATCGGCCTGAACCTCTACCTGCTGTGGGGCACGTTCACCGGAAGCTGA
- a CDS encoding DUF423 domain-containing protein — MRAQVALQTGAVLAALGVAFGAFGAHALRERLDPQMLANFETGVRYQMYAALALMVLGTQMNQTRAPLLLLAGAIVFSGTLYVLSLSGLRWLGAITPIGGLLLIAGLVVAAIDAGK; from the coding sequence ATGCGTGCCCAAGTCGCCCTGCAAACCGGAGCCGTTCTCGCCGCCCTGGGGGTGGCCTTCGGGGCCTTCGGGGCCCACGCCCTGCGCGAGCGCCTGGACCCACAGATGCTCGCCAACTTCGAGACCGGCGTGCGCTACCAGATGTACGCGGCCCTCGCCCTGATGGTGCTGGGCACCCAAATGAACCAGACCCGCGCGCCCCTGCTGCTGCTGGCCGGAGCCATCGTGTTCAGCGGGACCCTGTATGTGCTGTCGCTGAGCGGCCTGCGCTGGCTGGGGGCCATCACGCCCATTGGGGGCCTGCTCCTCATCGCGGGCCTGGTCGTAGCGGCGATAGACGCGGGGAAGTGA
- a CDS encoding penicillin-binding protein 2, translating into MEVKIRNRSRMMQMLALLMFASLVWAYAQLEWGMPQGAGRPSPTARGAILAADGSVLARTVNKKRVYPQGTLAGQIIGMMGESSGLEGLEAAYNRDLESGQSLKLTIDPRTQASAEAALAEGVKTHEGEYGSVVVIETRTGRVLAAASYPAFDPNSWRDYSAETRRNRPFLDVFEPGSTVKGLVVAAALNENLTTAATVYDTPMRRHVGGRWGSVINDAVQHPSTLTTKQVLRFSSNVGMSHVVEHFPSEKLRNYLTSYGFGQDVQLPTVSAATGRLQPLRKWDDLVRVTNAFGQGMSSTTLQLAAAYNTLANDGMYLSPRLVEGAGVGERREVIRPGTAREIRGLLEAVVSEGIKTQAGIEGYALAGKTGTAQVVVDGKYSSTIYDSTFAGFFPADAPRVTVAVMVHGAKLNYHGSMLAAPIYKRIASGLISEWGTAPRIEPEKAEATTP; encoded by the coding sequence ATGGAAGTGAAGATCCGCAACCGCTCCCGCATGATGCAGATGCTCGCCCTGCTCATGTTCGCCTCTCTGGTCTGGGCCTATGCCCAGCTCGAGTGGGGGATGCCTCAGGGCGCCGGACGGCCCTCGCCCACGGCGCGCGGCGCGATCCTGGCGGCCGACGGCTCGGTGCTCGCGCGCACGGTGAATAAAAAGCGCGTGTATCCCCAGGGCACGCTGGCCGGGCAGATCATCGGGATGATGGGGGAGAGCAGCGGTCTGGAAGGTCTGGAAGCCGCCTACAACCGCGACCTGGAAAGTGGGCAGTCGCTCAAGCTGACCATTGACCCACGGACGCAGGCAAGCGCCGAGGCCGCGCTGGCCGAAGGCGTCAAGACCCACGAGGGCGAGTACGGCTCGGTGGTCGTCATTGAGACGCGCACCGGCCGCGTGCTGGCCGCCGCGAGCTACCCGGCCTTCGACCCCAACTCCTGGCGCGACTACAGCGCCGAGACGCGCCGCAACCGGCCCTTCCTCGACGTGTTCGAGCCGGGGTCGACCGTCAAGGGGCTGGTGGTGGCCGCCGCGCTCAACGAGAACCTCACCACCGCCGCGACCGTCTACGACACCCCCATGCGCCGTCACGTCGGGGGCCGCTGGGGCAGCGTCATCAACGACGCCGTGCAGCACCCCAGCACCCTGACCACCAAGCAGGTGCTGCGCTTCAGCAGCAACGTGGGCATGAGCCACGTCGTCGAGCACTTCCCGTCCGAGAAGCTGCGCAACTACCTCACGAGCTACGGCTTTGGGCAGGACGTGCAGCTGCCGACCGTCTCGGCCGCTACCGGCCGCCTGCAACCGCTGCGCAAGTGGGATGATCTCGTGCGCGTGACCAACGCCTTCGGGCAGGGCATGAGCAGCACCACGCTGCAACTCGCCGCCGCCTACAACACGCTCGCCAACGACGGCATGTACCTCTCGCCCCGACTGGTCGAGGGCGCGGGGGTGGGCGAGCGCCGCGAGGTCATCCGGCCCGGCACGGCCCGGGAGATCCGGGGGCTGCTCGAAGCGGTGGTGTCCGAGGGTATCAAGACCCAGGCCGGCATCGAGGGCTACGCGCTCGCGGGCAAGACCGGCACGGCGCAGGTCGTCGTGGACGGCAAGTACAGCTCGACGATCTACGACAGCACCTTCGCGGGCTTCTTTCCTGCCGACGCGCCGCGCGTCACGGTGGCCGTGATGGTTCACGGGGCCAAGCTGAACTACCACGGCTCCATGCTCGCCGCGCCTATCTACAAGCGGATCGCCTCTGGCCTGATCTCCGAGTGGGGCACCGCGCCCCGGATCGAGCCCGAGAAGGCGGAGGCCACCACGCCCTGA